A genomic region of Chitinimonas arctica contains the following coding sequences:
- a CDS encoding quinone-dependent dihydroorotate dehydrogenase, which translates to MLYPLLRPLLFALEPETAHKFTFAGLEALHALGFARVIGSREEDLPVSCMGLNFPNPVGLGAGLDKNGEHIDALADLGFGFIEIGTVTPRPQPGNPQPRLFRLPAAEGIINRMGFNNGGLDALVKNVESAQYRGILGINIGKNFDTPIEQANDDYLRCLTRVYPYASYVTVNISSPNTKNLRQLQQSDELERLLAALKEEQTRLAGEHGRYVPMALKIAPDLESEQISEIARLLIEYRFDGVIATNTTLSRVGVEHIQHGKETGGLSGTPVRAKSLTVVRALAQALGGQVPIIGVGGILEGQHAAEKIEAGASLVQVYSGLIYRGTALIGESVHAIRELQR; encoded by the coding sequence ATGCTTTACCCCCTGCTGCGCCCCTTGCTGTTCGCCCTTGAACCCGAAACGGCCCACAAATTCACCTTCGCCGGCCTGGAAGCCCTGCATGCGCTGGGCTTCGCCCGTGTGATCGGCAGCCGTGAGGAAGATCTGCCCGTGAGCTGCATGGGGCTGAATTTCCCCAACCCGGTCGGCCTGGGCGCCGGCCTGGACAAGAATGGCGAACATATCGACGCACTGGCCGATCTCGGCTTCGGCTTTATCGAAATCGGTACCGTCACGCCACGCCCGCAGCCCGGCAATCCGCAACCACGCCTGTTCCGCCTGCCGGCGGCCGAGGGCATCATCAATCGGATGGGCTTCAACAATGGCGGGCTGGATGCGCTGGTAAAGAATGTCGAGTCGGCCCAGTACCGTGGCATCCTCGGCATCAATATCGGCAAGAATTTCGATACGCCTATCGAACAGGCCAATGATGATTACCTGCGCTGCCTGACCCGGGTCTATCCCTACGCCAGTTATGTAACCGTCAATATTTCCTCGCCGAATACCAAGAACCTGCGGCAACTGCAGCAGAGCGACGAGCTGGAGAGGCTGTTGGCCGCATTGAAGGAGGAGCAGACCCGCCTGGCCGGCGAGCACGGCCGCTATGTGCCGATGGCGCTCAAGATCGCCCCGGACCTGGAGAGCGAGCAGATCAGCGAGATTGCCCGGCTATTGATCGAGTATCGGTTCGATGGCGTTATCGCCACCAATACCACCCTGTCGCGCGTCGGCGTGGAACATATCCAGCATGGCAAGGAAACCGGCGGACTTTCCGGCACCCCCGTGCGCGCCAAATCGCTGACCGTGGTCCGTGCCCTGGCGCAGGCACTGGGCGGACAGGTCCCCATCATCGGTGTAGGCGGCATTCTCGAAGGCCAGCACGCCGCCGAGAAAATCGAAGCCGGCGCCTCGCTGGTCCAGGTCTATAGCGGCCTGATCTATCGCGGCACCGCCCTGATCGGCGAATCCGTCCATGCCATTCGCGAGTTGCAGCGGTAG
- the folD gene encoding bifunctional methylenetetrahydrofolate dehydrogenase/methenyltetrahydrofolate cyclohydrolase FolD, translating into MSAQLLDGKQISTEIIGEVRSKVDFRVANAFRAPALAVVLVGDDPASAVYVRNKKKACESAGIRSLSYEFPASLSEDALLDLVRSLNEDPAVDGILVQLPLPSHMNAERVIETINPLKDVDGFHPYNFGRLALKMPLLRPCTPHGVMVMLEKTGVDLVGKDAVVIGASNIVGRPAALELLLARATVTICHSRTRDLADKVRAADVVVAGVGIPNFVQGDWIKPGAIVIDVGINRQADGKLCGDVQFDIARTRASWITPVPGGVGPMTIAMLMRNTFDASVNLNP; encoded by the coding sequence ATGAGCGCGCAATTACTTGATGGCAAACAGATTTCAACGGAAATCATCGGCGAAGTCCGGAGCAAGGTGGATTTTCGCGTTGCCAACGCTTTTCGTGCGCCAGCCCTGGCCGTGGTGCTGGTAGGCGACGATCCCGCCTCGGCCGTTTATGTCAGAAACAAGAAAAAAGCCTGCGAAAGCGCCGGTATCCGCTCGCTGTCCTACGAATTTCCGGCCAGCCTGAGCGAAGACGCGCTACTGGACCTGGTCCGCAGCCTGAACGAAGACCCGGCGGTGGACGGTATCCTGGTGCAGTTGCCGCTGCCCAGCCATATGAACGCGGAGCGGGTGATCGAAACCATCAACCCATTGAAGGACGTGGACGGCTTCCATCCTTACAACTTCGGCCGCCTTGCCCTGAAGATGCCCTTGCTGCGTCCCTGCACGCCGCATGGCGTGATGGTGATGCTGGAAAAAACCGGCGTGGACCTGGTGGGCAAGGATGCCGTGGTGATCGGTGCTTCCAATATCGTCGGCCGGCCGGCCGCGCTGGAACTGTTGCTGGCGCGGGCGACCGTGACCATTTGCCATAGCCGCACCCGTGACCTGGCCGACAAGGTGCGCGCAGCCGATGTGGTGGTGGCGGGCGTCGGCATCCCCAACTTTGTCCAGGGCGACTGGATCAAGCCAGGCGCCATCGTGATCGACGTGGGCATCAACCGCCAGGCGGACGGCAAGCTGTGCGGCGATGTGCAATTCGATATCGCACGCACGCGCGCCAGCTGGATCACGCCCGTCCCGGGTGGCGTGGGCCCGATGACCATCGCCATGCTGATGCGCAATACCTTCGACGCCAGCGTCAACCTGAACCCCTGA
- a CDS encoding FKBP-type peptidyl-prolyl cis-trans isomerase: MKIAQDTAVTLSLKVADANGAVYDDGKQPVAYLHGDYDNLFPKLEAVLEGQEAGFQTTLELAAEDTFGVYDEALVTTMPKAEFPAGVKVGGQIPRPGPDGEPRYYFVTKIKGPVVLLDGNHPLSGKTLRFTVKVLSVRAATGEEIAHQHVHGEHGHHH; encoded by the coding sequence ATGAAAATTGCCCAAGATACCGCCGTCACCCTGAGTTTGAAGGTCGCTGACGCGAATGGCGCGGTGTATGACGACGGAAAACAGCCGGTCGCCTACCTGCATGGCGATTACGACAACCTGTTTCCCAAGCTTGAAGCCGTGCTGGAAGGACAGGAGGCCGGCTTCCAGACGACCCTCGAACTGGCGGCAGAGGATACATTCGGCGTATACGACGAAGCGTTGGTGACAACCATGCCCAAGGCCGAATTCCCGGCCGGCGTCAAAGTCGGCGGCCAAATCCCCCGCCCCGGTCCGGATGGCGAACCGCGTTATTACTTTGTCACCAAGATCAAAGGCCCGGTGGTGCTGCTCGACGGCAACCACCCGCTGAGCGGCAAGACACTGCGCTTCACGGTCAAGGTGCTCAGCGTGCGCGCAGCCACGGGCGAGGAAATCGCCCACCAGCACGTGCATGGCGAACACGGCCACCATCACTGA
- a CDS encoding DUF2237 family protein — translation MDDAVNVLGLPLVACSFNPLTGFFRDGCCNTSPADSGRHTVCVQVTAQFLAFSIARGNDLTTPRPEYGFPGLTPGDRWCLCAARWVEALVEQMAPPILLAATHEDVLELVSLETLVEHALDRPGRP, via the coding sequence ATGGACGACGCTGTGAATGTGCTTGGCTTGCCCTTGGTGGCCTGCAGTTTCAATCCGCTGACCGGTTTCTTCCGGGATGGCTGTTGCAATACCAGCCCGGCCGATAGCGGCCGGCATACCGTCTGCGTGCAGGTAACGGCGCAGTTCTTGGCATTTTCCATCGCGCGCGGCAACGATTTGACGACCCCGCGCCCCGAATACGGCTTTCCCGGCCTTACGCCGGGTGATCGCTGGTGTTTGTGCGCGGCCCGTTGGGTCGAGGCACTGGTCGAGCAGATGGCGCCCCCCATCCTGCTGGCCGCCACCCACGAAGACGTGTTGGAGCTGGTCTCCCTGGAGACCTTGGTGGAACATGCGCTCGATCGACCAGGAAGACCTTGA
- the can gene encoding carbonate dehydratase has protein sequence MHQNLNHLFANNRQWAESVKAEQPDFFEKLARQQNPEYMWIGCADSRVPANELIGLLPGEVFVHRNVANLIVHSDLNCLSALQYAVDMLQVKHLIVCGHYGCGGVKAALNDTRIGLADNWLRHIQDLRRVHSRWLDKFPPEMHADKLCELNVIEQVVNASQTTVVQDAWTRGQAVTVHGWVYRLSDGLLHDMQISLDCQDALTEHYRDFFKRDLP, from the coding sequence ATGCACCAAAACTTAAATCATCTATTTGCCAATAATCGCCAATGGGCGGAGAGCGTCAAGGCCGAGCAGCCGGATTTCTTCGAAAAGCTGGCGCGCCAGCAAAACCCCGAATACATGTGGATAGGCTGCGCCGACAGCCGGGTGCCGGCCAACGAACTGATCGGACTGTTGCCCGGTGAAGTATTCGTGCATCGCAATGTGGCCAATCTGATCGTCCATTCCGATCTGAACTGCCTATCCGCCCTGCAATACGCGGTGGATATGCTGCAAGTGAAGCACCTGATCGTCTGCGGCCACTATGGCTGTGGCGGGGTCAAGGCGGCGCTCAACGATACCCGCATCGGCTTGGCCGACAATTGGTTGCGGCATATCCAGGATTTGCGCCGGGTTCATAGCCGCTGGCTGGATAAATTCCCGCCGGAAATGCACGCCGACAAGCTGTGTGAACTCAATGTGATCGAACAAGTGGTCAATGCCTCCCAAACCACCGTGGTACAGGATGCTTGGACGCGCGGCCAGGCCGTTACCGTGCATGGCTGGGTCTACCGCCTGTCCGACGGGCTGCTGCACGATATGCAGATATCGCTGGATTGCCAGGATGCCCTGACGGAGCACTATCGCGATTTCTTCAAGCGTGATTTGCCCTAG
- a CDS encoding Hsp70 family protein — MSQLSARACGIDFGTSNSTAGWLAPGRQTLLGLEDGKLTLPSVVFFNAEEDSVAFGRQGLAEYLDGYEGRLMRSLKSLLGSSLIDGQTEVLGRALPFRELLARFIGELKARAETSAGRGFDTAVFGRPVHFVDDDEKADKQAEQTLLETARAVGFKEVSFQLEPIAAAFHYEQTITREELVLIADIGGGTSDFSLVRLSPERTRLVERRDDLLANAGVHIGGTDFDKYLSLAGLMPLLGYKSRLKGSSEVPSSYFFNLATWHTINFTYTRKIWMELQEVYRDSVERDKLDRLLRLIEQRAGHWLAMRVEEAKIALSDQASTTLQLDRIREGLTHDIDRATFETATGMLVDDVERTVAGLLVDAGVRAEQIDTVFFTGGSSGIPMLRQRIAALLPQARAVEGDLFGSIGAGLAVEAMRRYGTV, encoded by the coding sequence ATGAGTCAGCTTTCCGCCCGCGCCTGCGGTATCGATTTCGGCACGTCCAATTCCACTGCCGGCTGGCTTGCGCCGGGCCGGCAGACCCTGCTGGGGCTGGAGGACGGCAAGCTGACGCTGCCTTCCGTGGTGTTCTTCAATGCCGAGGAGGATTCGGTCGCGTTCGGCCGGCAAGGCCTGGCCGAATACCTGGACGGCTATGAAGGACGCCTGATGCGTTCGCTCAAGAGCCTGCTGGGTTCCAGCCTGATCGATGGCCAGACCGAGGTGTTGGGCCGCGCCCTGCCATTCCGGGAACTGCTGGCGCGGTTTATCGGCGAACTGAAGGCCCGTGCCGAAACCTCGGCCGGGCGGGGCTTCGACACGGCGGTCTTCGGCCGGCCGGTGCATTTTGTCGATGACGACGAAAAAGCCGACAAGCAGGCCGAGCAGACCTTGTTGGAGACAGCTCGGGCGGTTGGCTTCAAGGAAGTCAGCTTCCAGCTCGAACCGATCGCCGCCGCTTTCCATTACGAACAGACGATCACCCGGGAAGAACTGGTATTGATCGCCGATATCGGCGGCGGTACCTCGGACTTTTCATTGGTACGGCTGTCGCCCGAGCGCACCCGGCTGGTGGAGCGGCGGGACGACCTGCTGGCCAATGCCGGGGTGCATATCGGCGGTACCGATTTCGACAAATACCTCAGCCTGGCCGGACTGATGCCCTTGCTGGGCTACAAGAGCCGTCTCAAGGGCAGCTCCGAGGTGCCCTCCAGCTATTTCTTCAATCTGGCGACCTGGCACACCATCAACTTCACCTACACCCGCAAGATCTGGATGGAACTGCAGGAGGTCTATCGCGATTCGGTCGAGCGCGACAAGCTGGATCGCTTGCTGCGCCTGATCGAGCAGCGCGCCGGCCATTGGCTGGCCATGCGGGTGGAGGAGGCCAAGATCGCCTTGTCCGACCAAGCGTCGACCACCTTGCAGCTGGACCGCATCCGCGAAGGTCTGACCCACGATATCGACCGCGCCACCTTCGAAACCGCCACCGGCATGCTGGTCGACGATGTGGAACGGACGGTGGCGGGCCTGCTGGTGGACGCCGGCGTACGGGCCGAGCAGATCGATACGGTCTTCTTTACTGGCGGCTCCAGCGGCATTCCCATGCTGCGCCAGCGTATCGCCGCCCTGCTGCCACAGGCCAGGGCCGTGGAGGGCGATCTGTTCGGCAGTATCGGTGCCGGCTTGGCGGTGGAGGCGATGCGGCGGTACGGCACGGTCTAG
- a CDS encoding sigma-54-dependent transcriptional regulator, whose translation MSKRNNKPPRILVVDDEPDLRELVELTLLKMGLDVDMADGVAAAKARLDAGGIDLCLTDMRMGDGSGLDVVRHIEARGYDIPVAVITAYGSLDNAVEALKAGAFDYLAKPVSLEQLRTLVRSALELDKPAGSKPATSADRTFIGDSPAIRHALQLIDRLAKSQAPVYITGESGSGKERAARLIHSQSNRNSQPFVPVNCGAIPENLMESEFFGSKKGAYTGADTERDGFFQAAHGGTLFLDEVADLPLAMQVKLLRAIQEKHVRKLGDTKETAIDVRIICATHQNLAKCVDEGRFRQDLYYRLNVIELKMPPLREMREDVAGIAHGLLARLASQNGMDEPKLGPDALQALAAYDFPGNVRELENILERALALCDGKQIRLADLQLSRSDSDESTPSAAIGDKYPLQDYLDRMEKEAILEALDKTRFNRTQAAKILGVTFRSLRYRMERLSIS comes from the coding sequence ATGAGCAAACGCAACAATAAGCCCCCTCGTATCCTGGTCGTCGATGACGAGCCCGATCTACGCGAACTGGTTGAATTGACCCTGCTCAAGATGGGCCTGGACGTCGACATGGCCGATGGCGTGGCCGCGGCAAAGGCCCGCCTGGACGCGGGCGGCATTGACCTATGCCTGACCGATATGCGCATGGGCGACGGTTCCGGCCTGGACGTGGTACGCCATATCGAGGCGCGCGGCTACGACATCCCCGTCGCCGTCATCACCGCTTACGGCAGCCTGGACAATGCGGTGGAAGCGCTTAAAGCCGGCGCGTTCGACTATCTGGCCAAGCCAGTCTCGCTGGAGCAGCTGCGTACCCTGGTACGCTCGGCCCTGGAACTGGATAAACCGGCCGGCAGCAAACCCGCTACCAGTGCGGATCGCACCTTTATCGGCGACTCGCCCGCCATTCGCCACGCACTGCAACTGATAGACCGCCTGGCCAAGAGCCAGGCCCCGGTCTATATCACCGGCGAGTCGGGCAGCGGCAAGGAACGGGCTGCCAGGCTGATTCATAGCCAGTCCAACCGGAACAGCCAGCCATTTGTCCCGGTCAACTGCGGCGCTATCCCGGAAAACCTGATGGAAAGCGAGTTCTTCGGTAGTAAGAAAGGCGCCTACACCGGCGCCGATACCGAGCGGGACGGGTTTTTCCAGGCGGCCCATGGTGGCACACTCTTTCTGGACGAGGTCGCCGACCTGCCGTTGGCCATGCAGGTCAAACTATTGCGCGCCATCCAGGAAAAGCACGTGCGCAAACTGGGCGACACCAAGGAAACCGCCATCGATGTGCGCATCATCTGCGCCACCCACCAGAACCTGGCCAAGTGCGTGGACGAAGGCCGCTTCCGCCAGGACTTGTATTACCGCTTGAATGTGATCGAACTGAAGATGCCTCCCTTGCGCGAGATGCGCGAGGATGTGGCGGGGATTGCGCATGGCTTGCTGGCGCGGCTGGCCAGCCAGAACGGCATGGATGAACCCAAGCTGGGTCCCGATGCCTTGCAGGCATTGGCCGCCTACGATTTCCCCGGCAATGTGCGCGAACTGGAAAATATCCTGGAAAGGGCGCTGGCGCTCTGCGACGGAAAGCAGATCCGCCTGGCCGACCTGCAGCTGAGCCGCAGCGACAGCGACGAATCAACCCCGTCGGCCGCCATCGGCGACAAATACCCGCTGCAGGACTATTTAGACCGGATGGAGAAGGAAGCCATCCTGGAGGCCCTGGACAAGACCCGTTTCAATCGCACTCAGGCGGCAAAGATCCTGGGCGTGACCTTCCGCTCGCTACGGTATCGGATGGAGCGCCTGAGTATTTCCTAG
- a CDS encoding two-component system sensor histidine kinase NtrB — MPDPRNLISNDLWRSAKVFNLFRALMAIALVVVSWWLQSRLFPDVADRLALNWLSASYLMLAAIYALCLRGRWPSFRLLLTVQVAGDIAFIVGVMHVAGGMKTGVGLMLLPYLAGAGLISRGRATLFHAALASIALLLQQGLQFASSDNGSADFFQAAMLSIACFATAWLAHRLARYATESERLAERRGSELANMAQINRLVIQDVSDGVLVLDEAGVVRQFNQQAERLLGFGMIAGKTRLADFNPLLAGALSNWKAGYSLLPVDLEVTRQAVRPRFMPVQVGASASGTVVFLEDIERLRREAQQLKLAALGRLTANIAHEIRNPLSAIGHAAQLLAEEAVDPASLRLTRIMVENSRRLDKIVRAVLDLNRRDRAEPVDLRLHDWLNGFVAEFREVEGIAATIHVECPQGAIARFDEGQLHQVLWNLCRNGWRYSDRQDRALGLAVVRLDDAWALDVHDNGPGIAPDDIAKLFEPFFTTEAKGTGLGLFIAREICAGNDSVLEYVAAPSHAKQTGACFRIIFPARPT; from the coding sequence ATGCCTGATCCTCGCAATCTGATTTCCAACGATCTATGGCGCTCCGCCAAGGTGTTCAATCTGTTTCGCGCCCTGATGGCCATCGCCTTGGTGGTGGTCAGCTGGTGGTTGCAAAGCAGATTGTTCCCGGACGTCGCCGACCGGCTGGCGCTCAACTGGCTATCGGCCAGCTATCTGATGCTGGCGGCCATCTACGCGCTTTGCCTGCGCGGGCGCTGGCCCAGCTTTCGGCTACTGTTGACGGTCCAGGTGGCAGGCGACATCGCCTTTATCGTTGGCGTGATGCATGTGGCGGGCGGGATGAAGACCGGTGTCGGCCTGATGCTGCTGCCCTACCTGGCGGGCGCCGGGTTGATCAGCCGGGGCCGGGCCACCCTCTTCCATGCCGCGCTGGCCAGCATCGCTTTACTGCTGCAGCAGGGTCTGCAATTCGCTTCTTCCGACAATGGCAGCGCCGATTTCTTCCAGGCCGCCATGCTGTCCATCGCCTGCTTTGCCACCGCCTGGCTGGCCCATAGACTGGCCCGCTACGCCACCGAATCGGAAAGATTGGCCGAGCGGCGCGGCAGCGAACTGGCCAATATGGCGCAGATCAACCGGCTGGTGATCCAGGATGTTTCCGATGGCGTGCTGGTATTGGATGAAGCAGGCGTGGTGCGTCAATTCAACCAGCAGGCGGAACGCTTGCTGGGCTTCGGCATGATCGCCGGCAAGACCCGCCTGGCCGATTTCAATCCCTTGCTGGCCGGGGCGCTATCCAATTGGAAGGCCGGCTATAGCCTGCTACCGGTCGATCTGGAGGTCACCCGCCAGGCCGTGCGGCCGCGCTTTATGCCGGTACAGGTCGGTGCTTCCGCCAGCGGCACGGTGGTCTTCCTGGAGGATATCGAACGATTGCGGCGCGAAGCCCAGCAACTCAAGCTGGCCGCTTTGGGCCGCTTGACCGCCAATATCGCCCATGAGATCCGCAACCCGCTCTCCGCCATCGGCCATGCCGCGCAATTGCTGGCGGAAGAGGCGGTAGACCCGGCCAGCCTGCGCTTGACCCGCATCATGGTGGAAAATAGCCGCCGGCTGGACAAGATCGTGCGCGCGGTACTGGATCTGAACCGCCGCGACCGGGCCGAACCGGTCGATCTGCGCCTGCATGACTGGCTCAACGGCTTCGTGGCGGAATTCCGCGAGGTGGAAGGCATTGCAGCGACCATTCATGTCGAATGCCCGCAAGGCGCCATTGCCCGTTTCGATGAAGGACAATTGCATCAGGTGCTTTGGAATCTCTGCCGCAATGGCTGGCGCTACAGCGACCGGCAGGACCGTGCCCTGGGACTGGCGGTGGTCAGGCTGGACGATGCCTGGGCCCTGGACGTGCATGACAACGGCCCGGGCATCGCACCGGACGATATCGCCAAGTTGTTCGAACCCTTTTTTACCACCGAAGCCAAAGGCACCGGTTTAGGCCTATTTATCGCCCGCGAGATTTGCGCCGGCAATGACAGCGTGCTGGAATACGTCGCCGCGCCGTCGCATGCCAAGCAAACGGGTGCCTGCTTCCGAATTATCTTTCCGGCCCGCCCCACATGA
- the yedA gene encoding drug/metabolite exporter YedA: MNARHTLLIPLCLAATWLVWGSTYLAIKYALPSFPPYVLSGTRYLLAGGLLLAFLKWRGAAWPTGRQLGNTALIGFLMLTLGNGMTCMAEQTMPSGAAALIVAGTPLLTVVLSQFLGGRASRLEWCGIALGMVGMVLINLDASLAEDPRGVGLMLAACLAWAIASVLMPRLDLPAGPMSAAMQMLAGGLISLPLALLGGERFPESPQPQAIAALAYLIVFGSIVGYSAFVWLLRNVRPSLASSSSYVNPVVALLLGGLVADEAVGWPLLAGMGVILAGVALIGWASARRA; this comes from the coding sequence ATGAATGCACGCCACACCTTGCTTATCCCCCTTTGTCTCGCGGCTACCTGGCTGGTTTGGGGTTCGACCTATCTTGCCATCAAGTACGCGCTGCCCAGCTTTCCGCCCTATGTCCTGTCCGGTACCCGCTACCTGCTGGCCGGCGGCCTGCTGCTCGCCTTCCTCAAATGGCGGGGCGCGGCCTGGCCTACCGGCCGGCAGCTCGGCAATACCGCGCTGATCGGTTTCTTGATGCTGACCCTGGGCAACGGCATGACCTGCATGGCCGAGCAGACCATGCCGTCGGGTGCGGCAGCCCTGATCGTGGCCGGTACGCCCTTGCTGACGGTGGTCCTCAGCCAGTTTCTCGGTGGCCGGGCTTCGAGGCTGGAATGGTGCGGTATCGCCCTCGGCATGGTGGGCATGGTGCTGATCAATCTGGATGCCAGCCTGGCCGAAGACCCGCGCGGGGTGGGCTTGATGCTGGCCGCCTGCCTGGCCTGGGCCATCGCCTCGGTGCTGATGCCGCGCCTCGACCTCCCCGCCGGCCCCATGTCGGCCGCCATGCAGATGCTGGCGGGCGGCCTGATCTCGCTACCGCTGGCCCTGCTGGGCGGCGAACGCTTTCCCGAGTCGCCGCAGCCGCAAGCGATCGCCGCGTTGGCCTACCTGATCGTATTCGGCTCCATCGTGGGCTACTCCGCCTTCGTCTGGCTCCTGCGCAATGTACGTCCCTCGCTGGCCAGCAGTTCCAGCTATGTAAACCCGGTGGTGGCCCTGCTGCTGGGCGGCCTGGTGGCCGACGAGGCGGTGGGCTGGCCCTTGCTGGCCGGCATGGGTGTCATCCTGGCGGGCGTGGCGCTGATCGGGTGGGCTTCGGCACGGCGGGCGTAG
- a CDS encoding ABC transporter ATP-binding protein: MFNFFEKRLNPFPDTTPTIPPPGLLAFLWACTAGSRPYILAMALCTAIVGAFDAALLGMLGDLVDSLGRLDPAHLWRDFPASLLWMASMILFSPLLLLLCVLNRNQILGSNLPMRLRWLFHRLMLDQSMAFYQNEFAGRVSAKVLQTAQAVREVIMILFDVLVFVLINFVTMAVFATRLDVWLLLPFAAWLTLYGVALSYFVPRLTRQARSLADARSLLTGRITDAYANITTVKLFSHADRESGFAKHAMQDFLAGDCQRHRLTSRLDVTLHCLNMLLILCSAGLSLGLWSHGHLGIGAVAAATAMAVRLNGMSHWFMWEMATLFEQFGTIQDGINTLCSPRAVLDVPSAKPLRLAQGGDIRLDKVCFSYGGERKVFQDLSLHIRPGEKVGLVGRSGAGKSSIINLLLRFHDLESGEVRMDGQDIAEVSQNSLRRQIGLVTQDTSLLHRSVRDNLLYGRPDATDADMIAAARRAEAHDFILGLRDTAGRVGYDAHVGERGVKLSGGQRQRIAIARVMLKDAPILLLDEATSALDSEVEAAIQSNLHQLMQNKTVVAIAHRLSTIAAMDRLIVLDQGRIVEEGDHQALLARGGLYARLWAHQSGGFLCEDALDDAPEAALG, encoded by the coding sequence ATGTTCAATTTCTTTGAAAAACGTCTGAATCCCTTTCCCGATACCACCCCCACGATCCCACCGCCCGGGCTCCTGGCCTTCCTCTGGGCCTGTACCGCCGGCTCCCGCCCTTACATCCTGGCAATGGCCCTGTGCACCGCCATCGTTGGCGCCTTCGATGCCGCCCTGCTGGGGATGCTGGGCGACCTGGTCGATAGCCTGGGCAGACTGGACCCCGCGCACCTTTGGCGCGATTTCCCGGCCAGCTTGTTGTGGATGGCAAGCATGATTCTGTTCAGTCCGCTGCTGCTGTTGCTCTGCGTATTGAACAGGAATCAGATCCTGGGCAGCAACCTGCCCATGCGGCTGCGCTGGCTCTTCCACCGCCTGATGCTGGACCAGAGCATGGCCTTCTATCAGAACGAATTCGCCGGCCGTGTCTCCGCCAAGGTGCTGCAAACCGCCCAGGCGGTGCGAGAGGTCATCATGATCTTGTTCGACGTCCTGGTATTCGTCCTGATCAACTTCGTCACCATGGCGGTCTTCGCTACTCGTCTGGATGTATGGCTGTTGCTGCCATTCGCGGCTTGGCTAACGCTTTACGGGGTGGCACTGTCCTACTTCGTACCGCGTTTGACCCGCCAGGCTAGATCACTGGCCGATGCGCGTTCCCTGCTGACCGGTCGCATCACCGATGCCTATGCCAATATCACCACGGTGAAGCTGTTCTCGCACGCCGATCGCGAGTCCGGCTTCGCCAAGCACGCCATGCAGGACTTCCTGGCCGGCGATTGCCAGCGCCACCGGCTGACAAGCCGCCTGGATGTGACCTTGCACTGCCTGAACATGCTGCTGATCCTGTGCAGTGCCGGCCTGTCGCTAGGGCTTTGGTCACACGGGCATCTGGGCATAGGCGCGGTGGCCGCCGCCACGGCGATGGCCGTCCGCCTCAACGGCATGTCGCACTGGTTCATGTGGGAGATGGCCACGCTGTTCGAGCAGTTCGGGACCATACAGGACGGCATCAACACCCTGTGTAGCCCCCGCGCCGTGCTGGACGTACCGTCAGCCAAGCCACTACGGCTGGCGCAAGGCGGCGATATCCGGCTGGACAAGGTGTGCTTCAGCTATGGCGGCGAGCGTAAGGTGTTCCAGGATCTGTCCCTGCACATCCGGCCGGGAGAAAAGGTCGGCCTGGTCGGCCGCTCGGGTGCCGGCAAGTCTTCCATCATCAATCTACTGCTGCGTTTCCACGATCTCGAATCCGGCGAGGTGCGCATGGACGGCCAGGATATCGCCGAGGTCAGCCAGAACAGCTTGCGCCGGCAGATCGGCCTGGTCACCCAGGACACCTCGCTACTGCATCGATCGGTGCGGGACAATCTGCTGTACGGCCGACCCGACGCCACCGACGCCGATATGATCGCGGCCGCAAGGCGCGCCGAAGCCCATGACTTCATCCTTGGCCTGCGCGACACCGCCGGACGTGTCGGCTACGACGCCCACGTGGGCGAGCGTGGCGTCAAATTGTCTGGCGGCCAGCGCCAGCGTATAGCCATTGCCCGGGTCATGCTGAAGGATGCCCCCATCCTGTTGCTGGACGAAGCCACCAGCGCGCTGGACTCCGAAGTGGAGGCCGCCATCCAGTCCAACTTGCACCAGCTGATGCAGAACAAGACGGTGGTGGCCATTGCCCACCGCCTTTCCACCATTGCGGCCATGGACAGGCTGATCGTGCTGGACCAAGGCCGCATCGTTGAAGAGGGCGACCACCAGGCCTTGCTGGCGCGCGGTGGTTTATATGCTCGCCTGTGGGCGCATCAATCAGGTGGATTTCTCTGCGAGGATGCGCTGGATGACGCGCCGGAGGCTGCTTTGGGGTAA